From a region of the Nonlabens dokdonensis DSW-6 genome:
- a CDS encoding aldehyde dehydrogenase → MEIKNFINNQEMIPLSGMWLDNYEPASGTVYGDIPNSNEDDVEKAYQAAAAAFPSWSTTTIDERSKIMLRIADLIEENLEELATAESRDNGKPLWLAKAVDIPRASSNFRFYGNAITQYASKSHESVGKNTINYTLRKPIGVVGCISPWNLPLYLFSWKIAPAIAAGNCVVAKPSEVTPATAYLLGKIVKKAGLPAGVLNIVHGNGASCGQAIVAHPHIKAISFTGGTTTGAHIARTAAPMFKKLSLELGGKNPNLIFADCDYDKMLDTTVRSSFANQGQICLCGSRIFVQQEIYERFKKDFVDRVKDLRVGHPEQSSTKVGAVVSAIHREKIEEYLAFAKAEPKSYTILTGGNRVTVANFENGYYLEPTVIEVSSNDCKLNQEEIFGPVVTIMPFKDEAHALELANGTKYGLSATLWTNDLSRTMRMTQEIDAGIVWVNTWLNRDLRTPFGGVKDSGVGREGGFEALDFFTEPKNVCIEY, encoded by the coding sequence ATGGAAATAAAAAACTTCATCAATAATCAAGAAATGATTCCGCTATCGGGAATGTGGCTGGATAACTATGAACCAGCATCGGGAACAGTTTACGGCGATATCCCAAATTCTAATGAAGATGATGTAGAAAAAGCCTATCAAGCGGCCGCTGCTGCTTTTCCATCTTGGTCCACAACTACCATTGATGAACGTTCTAAAATCATGTTGCGCATCGCAGACTTGATTGAAGAAAATCTAGAAGAACTTGCCACTGCCGAAAGTCGTGATAATGGAAAACCACTCTGGCTCGCCAAAGCTGTTGACATCCCGCGAGCGAGTTCGAACTTTAGATTCTATGGAAATGCGATCACTCAGTACGCGAGCAAGTCTCATGAAAGTGTAGGTAAAAACACGATCAATTATACGTTGCGCAAACCTATAGGTGTCGTAGGTTGTATTTCTCCTTGGAACTTGCCTTTATATTTATTTTCTTGGAAAATCGCTCCAGCCATAGCTGCTGGAAATTGTGTAGTAGCAAAACCTAGTGAGGTGACTCCTGCGACGGCTTATCTATTGGGCAAGATCGTTAAAAAAGCTGGATTACCAGCTGGAGTTCTCAACATCGTGCATGGAAATGGAGCAAGTTGCGGTCAAGCGATTGTGGCGCATCCACATATCAAAGCGATCAGTTTTACTGGAGGCACAACTACTGGCGCTCACATCGCAAGAACGGCTGCGCCCATGTTTAAGAAATTATCTCTAGAATTAGGCGGTAAGAATCCCAACCTCATCTTTGCCGATTGCGATTATGACAAAATGTTAGATACAACCGTGCGCTCTTCCTTTGCAAATCAAGGTCAGATTTGTCTTTGTGGTAGTCGCATTTTTGTCCAACAAGAAATCTATGAACGATTCAAAAAAGATTTTGTTGATCGTGTGAAAGATCTTAGAGTTGGCCATCCAGAGCAATCTAGCACTAAAGTCGGTGCGGTAGTAAGTGCTATTCATAGAGAAAAGATTGAAGAGTATCTCGCTTTCGCGAAAGCGGAACCCAAATCCTACACCATCTTAACAGGTGGCAATCGAGTAACCGTTGCAAATTTTGAAAACGGTTACTACCTAGAACCAACCGTAATCGAGGTATCATCAAATGACTGCAAATTGAACCAAGAAGAAATCTTCGGGCCGGTCGTGACCATCATGCCGTTTAAAGATGAAGCGCACGCACTAGAACTGGCAAATGGCACCAAATACGGACTGAGCGCGACTTTATGGACCAACGATTTATCGAGAACCATGCGCATGACGCAAGAAATCGATGCAGGAATTGTTTGGGTAAACACGTGGTTGAATCGTGATTTAAGAACACCTTTTGGAGGCGTGAAAGACAGCGGCGTAGGTCGTGAAGGAGGCTTTGAAGCACTGGACTTTTTTACAGAACCTAAGAATGTTTGTATCGAATACTAA
- a CDS encoding GH92 family glycosyl hydrolase, producing the protein MVKQNFISIFWACALFYSCNKADDTKLDISQAAADRPLTEYVNTFIGTGGHGHTYLGATMPFGMMQLSPDTRLDGWDGCSGYHYSDDVIYGFSHTHLSGTGVSDYGDILLMPTNKPVLNNGADGNEGYSSKFSHNNEKASPGYYEVHLDDTDIDVRLTVTERAGIHEYRFRESENQYVILDLLHRDKLLEHDLQFNSSTEFQGKRFSSAWATNQMLFFYVKTSHPIKNWNAKQESIPEVIALEFDNPNNEPITIKIGISPVDEAGAKLNLETEIGDKDFETVRKAANDTWEKQLNKIVIEDENYDNKVNFYSALYHTMIAPNLYQDVDGRYRGMDLEIYETQDFDYYTVFSLWDTYRAAHPLYTIIEQERTNDFINTFNAKYDEGGILPIWDLSGNYTGCMIGYHAVPVIADAYLKGIRGYDTNKAFEAMLHSSIQDKLGLESYKKYGFIPVEQESESVSKTLEYAYDDWSIAQMARALGNEEKYSEYIKRAQHFKNMYNPQTGFMQGRYRNTWFAPFKPEEVNFNYTEANAWQYSLYAPQDISGHINLMGGATAYEKHLDNMFSAQMETSGRHQADITGLIGQYAHGNEPSHHMAYLYNYVGKPHKTQEKVHEILTTLYHNDPDGVSGNEDCGQMSAWYVLSSLGFYPVTPGSNQYAIGTPLFDKATINLENGEQFTLIKNGNGKYIDGIDYSSSAFAKAESKIDSSSNSNLISSSFLTHEMITKSGKLIYNMSETPTDWATEKENRIVSAINEEHMPAVPYIKSGDISFSDTTTISLNSIDENADIYFKINDDEFKLYQEPITISEPSQLSIYAIHNDKISYTVTTDFFKYDKNMSVVLEHEYANEYSAGGNDALIDGMKGTEDFRSGSWQGTQKEDIVATVDLGSSKNVSQISTSFLKDQRSWIFYPKEVVFELYDENRKLLKNVSEKLPETDKEEIVAIHDVDIKTSIKNVRFVKMRAVTYGKLPEWHLGYPYDGDAWIFVDEITVE; encoded by the coding sequence ATGGTAAAACAAAACTTCATTAGCATCTTCTGGGCATGTGCTCTCTTTTATTCCTGCAATAAAGCCGATGATACAAAATTAGATATTTCACAAGCCGCAGCAGATCGCCCACTTACCGAATACGTCAATACTTTTATAGGAACTGGCGGTCATGGACATACTTATCTTGGTGCCACAATGCCTTTTGGGATGATGCAATTAAGTCCAGATACCAGACTCGACGGTTGGGATGGATGCAGCGGTTACCATTATAGTGATGACGTAATCTATGGATTTTCACATACACATCTAAGTGGTACAGGCGTGAGCGATTATGGCGATATTTTACTCATGCCTACTAACAAACCAGTCTTGAATAATGGAGCCGATGGAAATGAAGGTTACTCTTCAAAATTCTCTCACAACAATGAAAAAGCCAGTCCTGGATACTATGAAGTACACCTAGACGATACTGATATAGACGTACGACTAACAGTTACAGAACGTGCTGGAATACATGAATACCGCTTTCGCGAAAGCGAGAACCAATACGTCATCCTAGATCTACTACATAGAGATAAGCTACTAGAACATGACCTTCAATTCAATAGCTCAACCGAGTTTCAAGGCAAAAGATTTTCTAGCGCTTGGGCTACAAATCAAATGCTATTTTTCTATGTAAAAACATCTCACCCTATAAAAAATTGGAATGCAAAACAGGAGTCAATTCCCGAGGTCATCGCTTTAGAATTTGACAACCCAAACAACGAACCCATCACCATCAAAATAGGAATCAGCCCAGTAGATGAAGCTGGCGCAAAACTTAATCTTGAGACCGAAATAGGCGATAAAGACTTTGAGACAGTCAGAAAAGCCGCAAACGACACCTGGGAAAAACAATTGAATAAAATCGTTATTGAAGATGAGAACTACGATAATAAAGTCAACTTCTACAGCGCATTGTACCACACGATGATTGCACCTAACTTATATCAAGATGTGGACGGTCGTTACCGCGGCATGGATTTAGAAATTTATGAGACGCAAGATTTTGACTACTACACCGTATTCTCGCTTTGGGATACGTATCGCGCTGCACATCCGTTGTATACCATTATCGAGCAAGAACGCACTAATGATTTTATTAACACATTTAATGCAAAATATGACGAAGGTGGCATTCTGCCCATTTGGGATTTAAGTGGTAATTATACTGGATGTATGATAGGTTATCATGCCGTTCCTGTAATTGCAGATGCTTACTTAAAAGGAATCAGAGGTTATGATACTAACAAAGCTTTTGAGGCGATGCTACATAGTTCTATTCAAGATAAATTAGGTTTAGAATCTTATAAAAAATATGGTTTCATTCCTGTAGAACAAGAAAGTGAATCGGTTTCTAAAACGCTAGAATATGCTTATGACGATTGGTCTATTGCTCAAATGGCAAGAGCCTTGGGTAATGAAGAAAAATATAGCGAATACATCAAACGAGCGCAGCATTTTAAAAACATGTATAATCCGCAAACAGGTTTTATGCAAGGTCGCTACCGCAATACTTGGTTTGCTCCTTTTAAACCAGAAGAGGTCAACTTTAATTATACCGAGGCAAATGCCTGGCAGTACAGCTTGTACGCACCGCAAGATATTTCCGGTCATATCAATTTAATGGGTGGCGCTACAGCTTATGAAAAACACCTCGATAATATGTTTTCCGCACAAATGGAAACCTCTGGTCGCCATCAAGCAGATATTACTGGACTCATAGGTCAGTATGCTCATGGAAATGAGCCGAGTCATCACATGGCATACTTGTATAATTATGTAGGCAAACCTCATAAAACACAAGAAAAAGTTCACGAAATACTGACTACTTTATATCACAACGATCCAGATGGAGTTTCTGGAAATGAAGATTGCGGCCAGATGAGTGCTTGGTATGTGTTGAGTTCGCTAGGATTTTATCCGGTAACTCCAGGAAGTAATCAGTATGCGATTGGGACGCCTCTTTTTGATAAAGCGACGATCAACCTAGAAAATGGTGAGCAGTTTACATTGATTAAAAATGGAAATGGGAAGTATATTGATGGAATTGATTATTCAAGTTCCGCTTTCGCGAAAGCGGAATCCAAAATAGATTCGAGTTCAAATTCAAATTTAATTTCGAGTTCATTCCTAACTCATGAAATGATTACCAAATCTGGAAAATTGATCTACAACATGAGTGAAACACCTACAGATTGGGCGACTGAAAAGGAAAACAGAATAGTAAGTGCAATTAATGAAGAACATATGCCAGCAGTACCTTATATTAAATCTGGAGACATTTCATTTTCTGACACTACTACCATTTCATTGAACAGTATTGATGAAAATGCTGATATTTATTTCAAGATCAATGATGATGAGTTTAAGTTGTACCAAGAACCTATAACTATTTCAGAACCGTCTCAATTATCTATTTACGCAATTCATAACGATAAAATAAGTTATACGGTAACAACAGATTTCTTTAAATACGATAAGAATATGTCGGTTGTGCTAGAGCACGAATATGCAAACGAGTACAGTGCAGGTGGAAACGATGCATTAATAGACGGAATGAAAGGAACAGAAGATTTCCGATCTGGATCCTGGCAAGGAACCCAAAAAGAAGATATCGTAGCAACAGTAGATCTGGGAAGTTCGAAGAATGTTTCTCAAATAAGTACCAGTTTCTTAAAAGATCAACGCAGCTGGATTTTTTACCCCAAGGAAGTGGTTTTTGAACTATATGACGAAAATAGAAAACTGCTCAAGAATGTATCAGAAAAACTACCAGAAACCGATAAAGAAGAAATAGTTGCCATTCACGATGTTGATATCAAAACTTCTATAAAAAATGTACGTTTTGTAAAAATGAGAGCCGTTACCTATGGTAAATTACCTGAATGGCATTTAGGTTATCCATATGATGGTGACGCTTGGATTTTTGTGGATGAAATAACAGTGGAGTAG
- a CDS encoding T9SS type A sorting domain-containing protein — protein MRSLLIFCLLCCWIVKTEAQNTTVRITLFDQNRFDNGLSASDGLLIAFEAGNNNGVDSFDAPKIFNLDESFARQNGTNLLSIERRDIPVDNETLPFFITNYRTQDYVFEVTAFQLPGFLCYIEDLYTGEIFEMGTGQTEVTRFSIDNSIPESIDVNRFQMTFMEQSDYIYDNTWINLDPCIAPIAATDNLSILSGTAIIDCDAVLNNLAISNGATLQIESGRTVTINGEVYNSGAIEAQDATVVLNGSSSVFSASAQLGNLTVTDNNNIELAGLFDVYGTLKHSGTSASVVDNSNANITFKSSVNRNAYFIPTDVQLTAPVVSETYMSAKRAYRFLSSPVTSSGSIYENWQENGDESIVGFGTDITGTAGASAGFDVTGTNNSSMFEWDNAGQNWTAQTSTNNASDIIETGKPYRLFIRGDRQVDLTTNADAQRETVLRTRGLFANTIPTPVINTTDGAFNMIGNPFLAPYDLNGMLSNLNMGGVPVDAPSTRPTFFYVWDPTIQTNGAYVTYDVMANMNNMTISEVNGYLQPYQAAFVVANGSAGSFNFNEAFLDDNQGNVQVSSTPTIMRVELSKNGHVKDGALIKFDATYSNQLDLFDATKLANLEENLSVKEGIQLTSINSRNYPVAGEIIPLHVEQLTSGTYSLSLSPLDFSNLDAFLVDNFLGQTTPLDRTTITSYTFDWDTLNFQSSDAARLQIEFLNSTLSVDESAFAKAVTIYPNPSKSRIINVTLPEVSRVQNIDVYNTLGQMVKTFKTLDQNNQLDLSSLTNGVYLVRFALDERLVTKRVILE, from the coding sequence ATGAGATCACTATTAATTTTCTGTTTACTATGCTGTTGGATAGTTAAAACAGAAGCTCAGAATACGACGGTAAGAATAACTTTATTTGATCAAAATAGATTTGACAACGGTCTTTCTGCATCAGACGGATTGCTCATTGCGTTTGAGGCAGGTAATAATAACGGAGTAGATTCTTTTGATGCTCCTAAGATTTTTAATCTAGATGAATCATTTGCCAGACAGAATGGTACTAATTTATTAAGTATTGAGCGCAGGGATATTCCAGTTGATAATGAAACGCTACCATTCTTTATTACAAATTATAGAACTCAAGATTATGTTTTTGAGGTAACAGCGTTTCAATTACCAGGATTTTTGTGCTATATAGAAGACTTGTATACTGGCGAAATTTTTGAAATGGGAACTGGCCAAACAGAGGTAACAAGATTCAGCATTGATAACTCGATTCCAGAAAGTATAGATGTTAATCGATTTCAGATGACTTTTATGGAACAATCAGATTACATCTATGATAACACATGGATTAATCTTGATCCTTGTATTGCTCCTATCGCAGCAACAGATAATTTAAGTATTTTATCAGGTACAGCGATAATCGATTGTGATGCGGTTTTAAATAATCTTGCTATCTCAAATGGGGCAACTTTACAAATTGAATCTGGAAGAACAGTAACTATTAATGGAGAAGTATATAACTCAGGAGCTATTGAAGCACAAGATGCAACGGTTGTTTTAAATGGATCCTCTTCTGTTTTTTCTGCTAGCGCTCAATTAGGAAATCTCACTGTGACTGATAATAACAACATAGAACTCGCTGGTCTTTTTGATGTTTATGGTACATTAAAACATTCTGGAACTAGTGCATCCGTAGTTGATAATTCTAATGCCAATATCACCTTTAAAAGTTCGGTAAATAGAAATGCCTATTTTATTCCTACAGACGTACAATTAACGGCTCCTGTAGTTTCAGAAACCTATATGAGTGCCAAACGAGCTTATAGATTCTTGAGTAGTCCTGTAACAAGTAGTGGTAGTATTTATGAAAACTGGCAAGAGAATGGTGATGAATCTATCGTAGGTTTTGGAACCGATATCACTGGTACGGCTGGTGCTTCTGCTGGTTTTGACGTTACTGGAACAAATAATTCTTCTATGTTTGAGTGGGATAATGCTGGTCAAAACTGGACTGCACAAACTAGTACTAACAATGCAAGTGACATCATAGAGACTGGTAAGCCTTACCGTCTATTTATACGTGGTGATAGACAGGTAGATCTTACCACAAATGCTGATGCACAAAGAGAAACTGTACTTAGAACAAGAGGACTATTTGCTAATACAATCCCTACGCCTGTAATAAATACTACAGATGGTGCCTTTAATATGATAGGTAACCCTTTTCTTGCGCCATACGATTTAAACGGTATGTTAAGCAACCTTAATATGGGTGGTGTTCCTGTCGATGCGCCTAGTACTAGACCTACGTTTTTCTACGTTTGGGATCCTACAATTCAAACTAACGGTGCTTATGTAACTTATGATGTCATGGCTAATATGAATAACATGACGATAAGTGAAGTAAATGGTTATTTACAGCCGTATCAAGCTGCATTTGTTGTAGCTAACGGTAGTGCTGGCTCTTTTAATTTTAATGAGGCTTTCCTAGATGATAATCAAGGCAATGTACAAGTGTCCTCAACGCCTACTATCATGAGAGTAGAGTTATCAAAAAATGGCCATGTGAAAGATGGTGCTCTGATCAAATTTGATGCAACTTATTCAAATCAGCTTGATCTGTTTGATGCGACTAAGCTAGCTAATCTAGAAGAGAATTTATCAGTAAAAGAAGGTATTCAATTGACAAGTATAAATTCCAGAAACTATCCGGTTGCTGGAGAAATTATTCCTCTTCACGTAGAACAATTGACCTCAGGAACCTACTCTTTAAGCCTTTCACCTTTAGATTTTTCAAATTTAGATGCGTTTTTAGTCGACAACTTTTTAGGACAAACGACACCTTTGGATAGAACAACTATCACTAGCTACACTTTCGATTGGGATACTTTAAATTTTCAAAGTAGTGATGCTGCTCGTTTACAGATAGAGTTTTTAAATAGCACATTGAGTGTTGATGAGTCCGCTTTCGCGAAAGCGGTAACCATATACCCAAATCCATCTAAAAGCAGAATTATCAATGTAACGCTTCCTGAAGTAAGTCGTGTACAAAATATAGATGTATACAACACTTTGGGTCAAATGGTGAAGACTTTTAAAACCTTAGACCAAAATAATCAACTAGACTTATCTAGCCTGACAAATGGAGTTTATTTAGTAAGATTTGCTTTGGATGAAAGACTAGTAACTAAAAGAGTAATTCTAGAATAA
- a CDS encoding FAD:protein FMN transferase: MRISLIIILVLVFVSCKKEVEKPVVPEPQEFVGQAIGTTYSIKLFAEDEVTLKSDVDSIIDMFNNSMSTWVKGSLINRINAGEDSVLVGKPFKEVFEQAQEVYRKTDGYFDPTVGNLVNAYGFGADGKQERIPSQKKIDSLKKFVGFYKMNIIPSKVKDSFYIKSDQKGMYLEFNAIAKGTLVDYMARLLDDKGVENYLVEVGGELVTKGMNLERNGKWSVGIDDPNQKPGERVYVTVLELSNEAMAGSGNYRKFKIDEESGQEFVHTVNPLTGMAQPSNVLGVNVIAKNCTLADGFATAFMAMPLEKSRKLLKNLPDLNVVIMYTDESGLLRFETTPDFEKFVKKAG; the protein is encoded by the coding sequence ATGAGAATTAGTCTTATTATAATATTGGTTTTAGTATTCGTTTCTTGTAAAAAAGAAGTTGAAAAACCTGTAGTTCCCGAACCACAAGAATTTGTAGGTCAGGCCATAGGTACTACGTACTCGATAAAACTCTTTGCAGAAGATGAGGTGACACTTAAAAGTGATGTGGATAGCATCATTGATATGTTTAATAATTCCATGAGCACTTGGGTAAAAGGTTCTTTGATTAATAGAATTAACGCTGGAGAAGATAGTGTGCTCGTAGGGAAACCATTCAAAGAAGTATTTGAACAAGCACAAGAAGTATATCGTAAAACCGATGGGTATTTTGACCCAACCGTTGGAAATCTTGTAAATGCTTATGGTTTTGGTGCTGATGGAAAACAAGAACGCATTCCTTCCCAAAAGAAAATAGACAGCCTAAAAAAGTTTGTAGGATTTTATAAAATGAATATAATTCCTTCTAAAGTTAAAGATTCTTTTTACATCAAATCCGATCAAAAAGGAATGTATCTAGAATTTAATGCCATTGCAAAAGGTACGCTAGTTGATTACATGGCGCGATTGCTCGATGATAAAGGAGTGGAGAATTATCTAGTGGAAGTAGGAGGCGAGCTAGTTACCAAAGGAATGAATTTAGAGCGCAACGGCAAATGGTCTGTAGGAATAGACGACCCAAATCAGAAACCAGGAGAGCGTGTTTATGTTACCGTGCTAGAATTGTCTAACGAGGCTATGGCAGGAAGTGGTAATTACCGCAAGTTTAAAATAGACGAAGAAAGCGGTCAGGAATTTGTGCATACGGTAAATCCTTTAACAGGAATGGCACAACCTAGCAACGTATTAGGAGTTAACGTCATCGCAAAAAATTGCACACTCGCAGACGGTTTTGCCACAGCATTTATGGCGATGCCGTTAGAAAAATCAAGAAAGCTGCTTAAAAACTTACCAGACTTAAACGTCGTTATTATGTATACAGACGAGAGTGGCTTGTTGAGATTTGAAACTACACCAGATTTTGAGAAGTTTGTGAAGAAGGCTGGGTAA
- the tnpA gene encoding IS200/IS605 family transposase produces the protein MSRNNLQLYIHLFFVTKYRDYLITDRVESKLHQFLWNKSLELGLTPLMINGIQDHVHLLIKIPSTITVAAVVKKLKAPNSRFLNELTQSNYFEWSRGYEAFTVSKIDISFIAEYIRNQKMHHSNGTVNSELELSSHLLPKG, from the coding sequence ATGTCTAGAAATAATCTGCAGCTTTATATACATCTGTTTTTTGTGACTAAGTATCGAGATTACTTGATAACTGATCGAGTTGAGAGTAAGCTTCACCAGTTTTTATGGAATAAGTCTTTAGAACTAGGACTAACGCCACTAATGATTAATGGCATTCAAGATCACGTCCATTTACTTATCAAAATACCATCTACCATAACCGTTGCAGCGGTTGTTAAAAAATTAAAAGCGCCAAATTCTAGGTTTCTAAACGAACTTACTCAAAGTAACTACTTTGAATGGTCTCGAGGTTATGAGGCTTTTACGGTAAGTAAAATAGACATTAGCTTTATTGCAGAATATATCAGAAATCAGAAAATGCATCATAGCAACGGAACTGTAAATTCTGAATTAGAATTAAGTTCTCATTTACTTCCCAAAGGGTAG
- a CDS encoding class I SAM-dependent methyltransferase: MKRIFKFFLNLIPRPWLISASYYVRPLIAWWYRGDRYEDPIDGKTFKSFLPYGYENVRKNVLSPSTLSLERHRLLWLYLQNETDLLTRPQKLLHFAPEQCFYKRFRESETINYTTTDLNSPLADVPADICDLPFTDNEFDFILCNHVLEHIPDDFKAMQEIYRVLKPGGTAILQIPLENNREVTFEDDSITDRKERARIFGQYDHVRVYGMDYFDRLAQVGFEVKAIDYTKDLGAKRVDRYRLAAGELIPVVKK, from the coding sequence ATGAAGCGTATTTTCAAATTCTTCCTTAACCTCATCCCAAGACCTTGGCTCATTAGCGCAAGTTATTACGTGCGTCCTTTGATCGCATGGTGGTATCGAGGTGATCGATATGAAGACCCTATCGATGGGAAGACTTTTAAAAGCTTTTTACCTTATGGTTACGAAAATGTACGTAAAAATGTATTATCACCTTCTACACTTTCTTTAGAACGCCACAGATTGCTTTGGTTGTATTTGCAAAACGAGACCGATTTATTAACGCGACCACAAAAATTATTACACTTTGCACCAGAGCAATGTTTTTATAAACGCTTTCGCGAAAGCGAGACCATCAACTACACCACAACAGACCTCAACTCTCCACTAGCTGATGTTCCTGCAGATATTTGTGATTTACCGTTTACAGATAACGAGTTTGATTTTATTCTTTGTAATCATGTTTTAGAACATATTCCAGATGATTTTAAGGCGATGCAAGAAATCTACCGAGTTCTTAAGCCTGGCGGCACTGCAATCCTTCAAATTCCTTTAGAAAATAATCGCGAGGTGACTTTTGAAGACGATTCTATTACCGACCGTAAAGAACGAGCACGAATTTTTGGACAATACGATCATGTAAGAGTTTATGGAATGGATTACTTTGATAGACTGGCTCAAGTCGGCTTTGAAGTAAAGGCAATCGATTACACCAAGGATTTAGGTGCAAAACGAGTAGATCGCTATAGACTCGCAGCTGGAGAATTGATTCCTGTGGTTAAAAAGTAA
- a CDS encoding WapI family immunity protein — protein MNHSIEFPGENGYLKLEILEVYGFPNSTCFEGGYSCKMEIEIKCDCYYLKNTFYSSTGIISELYDELNKCNINLNGKANFSSCEYDVEFEIIYSNGKIEIVGKHQQHLNSDTFLNFIIFSDQSYFKSTLKELEKIMISYPTPR, from the coding sequence ATGAATCATTCTATAGAATTCCCTGGTGAAAACGGCTATTTGAAGCTAGAAATTCTTGAAGTATACGGCTTTCCTAACTCAACATGCTTCGAAGGTGGATATAGCTGTAAAATGGAGATCGAAATCAAGTGTGATTGCTACTATTTAAAAAACACTTTTTATTCATCAACAGGAATAATATCCGAATTATATGATGAACTCAATAAATGCAATATAAATCTTAATGGTAAAGCAAATTTTTCATCTTGCGAATATGACGTCGAATTTGAAATAATTTATTCAAATGGAAAAATAGAAATAGTTGGCAAACATCAACAGCATTTGAATTCTGATACTTTTTTAAATTTTATAATATTTAGTGATCAATCTTATTTCAAATCAACTTTGAAAGAATTAGAAAAAATTATGATTTCCTACCCAACACCCAGATAA
- the map gene encoding type I methionyl aminopeptidase: protein MIVTKNKEELEIMRRAALMVSKTLGMIAAEIKPGVTTLHLDTLAEEYIRDNGAIPGFKGLYDCPSTLLISPNEEVVHGIPKEVAIKEGDVLSIDCGAIVDGFYGDHAYTFTVGEVPQETLDLLERTKNSLYIGIEQFRVGKRVGDVGHAIQEYCESFGYGVVRELVGHGLGRVMHEDPQMPNYGKRGRGKKFVEGMTVAIEPMINLGTKNIKHYPDGWTIKTRDMKPSAHFEHDVAIVDGEPRLLSTFDYIYEVLGITSNEEDPYRWKE, encoded by the coding sequence ATGATTGTAACAAAAAATAAAGAAGAGCTAGAAATTATGCGTCGCGCAGCCTTAATGGTAAGTAAAACATTAGGAATGATTGCTGCCGAAATCAAGCCTGGTGTTACCACTTTACACCTTGACACACTAGCTGAAGAATATATAAGAGATAATGGTGCAATTCCTGGTTTTAAAGGGTTGTACGACTGTCCGAGTACATTATTAATCTCGCCTAATGAAGAAGTAGTCCATGGAATTCCAAAAGAAGTAGCTATTAAAGAAGGCGATGTGCTTTCCATAGATTGTGGTGCGATAGTAGATGGCTTTTACGGTGATCATGCGTATACCTTTACGGTAGGAGAAGTGCCTCAAGAAACTTTAGATCTTTTAGAGCGAACTAAAAACTCATTGTACATAGGAATTGAGCAATTTAGAGTTGGCAAACGTGTGGGCGATGTAGGACATGCGATACAGGAATATTGTGAATCATTTGGATACGGAGTTGTACGTGAATTAGTAGGTCATGGATTAGGCCGTGTAATGCATGAAGATCCACAAATGCCAAATTACGGTAAACGTGGGCGTGGGAAGAAGTTTGTGGAAGGAATGACGGTTGCGATAGAGCCTATGATCAATTTAGGGACTAAAAACATCAAGCACTATCCAGACGGCTGGACGATAAAAACCAGAGACATGAAACCTAGCGCGCATTTTGAGCACGATGTTGCTATAGTAGATGGTGAGCCTCGATTGTTAAGTACATTTGATTATATCTATGAAGTTTTAGGAATTACTTCAAATGAGGAAGATCCTTATCGATGGAAGGAGTAA